The Nocardioides ochotonae genome segment CGGCGTGGTCTACCAGGTCTTCCCCGACCGCTTCGCCCGGTCCGCGGCCGCCGAGGAGCGCGCGACGCCCGACTGGGCGCTGCCGGCGGACTGGGACGACGAGGTGGTCTTCGAGCTCAGCGACCCGCGCACCGCGGTCCAGCTCTTCGGCGGGGACCTCGACGGGGTCGTGGAGCACCTCGACCACGTCGCCGAGGTCGGCGCCACGATCCTCTACACGACGCCGGTCTTCCCGGGAGAGAGCAACCACCGCTACAACGCCTCCACCTTCGACGGCGTCGACCCGCAGCTCGGCGGCGACGCGGCGTACGAGCGGCTGGCCCGCGCCGTCCACGCCCGCGGGTGGCGCCTGCTCGGCGACCTCACCACCAACCACACCGGCGACACCCACGAGTGGTTCGTGGGCGCGGCCGCCGCCCCCGACGCCCCGACCCGCAGCTGGTACCACTTCGACGCCGATGGCGGCTACGAGTGCTGGATGGGGTTCGCGACCCTGCCCAAGCTCAACCTCGCCGACCCCGACCTGCGCGCGACGATGGTCGAGGGGCCCACCTCGATCGTGGCGCGCTGGTTGCGCCCGCCGTACGACGTCGACGGGTGGCGCATCGACGTGGCGAACATGACCGGGCGCCTCGGGGCGCTGGACGTCAACCACGAGGTCGCTCGGGCGGTGCGGCGCACCGCCCAGGCCGAGCGACCAGATGCGCTGGTCATCGGCGAGCACAACCACGACGCCTCCGAGGACCTCGACGGCGACGGCTGGCACGGCACGATGAACTACTCGGGGTTCTCCTGGCCGGTGTGGTCCTGGTTGCGCTCCCCGGACTCCCCCGCGCGCCCCTTCGGGCGTCCGCTGCCGGTGCCGGTGCGGCCGGGGCCGCTGGTGCAGCGCACCTTCCGCGAGTGGCAGGCCCGCTACGGCTGGCGCGCCGCGAGCGCGTCGTGGAACATCCTCGGCTCCCACGACAGCGCCCGGATCCGCACCGTCACGCAGGACCCCGCGCGGCACCGGGTGGCGGCCGGCCTCCAGTTCACCCTGCCCGGCGTGCCGATGGTCTTCGCCGGCGACGAGATCGGGCTCGAGGGGGTGGCGGGCGAGGACTCCCGGCGCCCGATGCCGTGGCAGCACCGCGAGCGCTGGGACACCACCACCCTCGAGGCGTACGCCGCGCTGGCCGCCGCGCGCCGCGAACACGTGGCGCTGCGCCGCGGCGGTCTGCGCTGGGCGCACGTCGACGACGACACCCTGGTCTTCGTCCGCGAGCACCCCGAGGGCGACGTCCTCGTCGCCGCACGGCGCGCGGCGGGGCCCGCCGTACGACTGCCGGCGGGGCAGCTGCTGGGGGCCGCGGGCGAGCTCGACGGCACGGTGGTGGTCGCCACCGACGGCGCGCCGGGCCCGCTCGAGCAGGACGACACCGCGGTCGTGGTGCCGGCCGCGGACGGCGCCTCGCTCACCGTGTGGCGCCTCTGAGGTCCGTTCCCACCGGCGGGGGTGCGCCCTATGGTGGGGCGATGGCGCTGCGCATCGTCGCCACCCGCCCGGACCCAGCCATGCTGCGGGTCCCGTGGTCGGTGCCGCTGGAGGACTGGACCAACGAGTTCGTCCTCCCGCTGCCTCGCGGCCTGTCGCGCCACGTCGTCCGGTTCATCCGGATCGGGCCGCGCACCTATGCGGTGAAGGAGACCGTGGAGGCGATCGCGTTCCGCGAGTACCGGCTGCTGCGCGACCTCCAGCGGCTCGGGCTGCCGTCGGTCGCGCCGCACAGCGTGGTCACCGGGCGGGTCGACGCGCAGGGCGAGGAGCTGCCCGCCGCGCTGCTGACCGAGCACCTGGCGTTCTCCCTGCCCTACCGCACGCTGTTCTCCCACGGCCTCACCGTCGACCGGGTGCCGGCGCTGGTGGACGCGCTGGTGGTGCTGCTGGTGCGCCTGCACCTCGCGGACTTCTTCTGGGGTGACGTGTCGCTGTCCAACGTGTTGTTCCGGCGCAACGCGGGCGGGTTCGCGGCGTACCTCGTGGACGCCGAGACCGGCGAGCTGCGCTCGACGCTGTCGCGCCCGATGCGCGAGCACGACCTCACGATCGCGACCGAGAACGTCTTCGCCGAGCTCCTCGACCTCCAGGCCTCCGGAGCCCTGGACCCGGACGCGCCCGCCCACGCGATCGCGATGTCGATCCAGGAGCGCTACACCGCACTGTGGGCCGAGCTGACCGACGTCGAGGAGTTCTCCGTCGCCGAGATGTGGCGCATCGAGCAGCGCATCGAGCGCCTCAACGACCTCGGCTTCGACGTCGACGAGCTCGACATCGTCACCGACTTCGACGGCGACCAGGTGCGCATCCAGCCCAAGGTCGTCGAGCTCGGGCACCACCGCCGCGAGCTGCGCGCCCTGACCGGGCTCGACGTCGAGGACGCCCAGGCCCGGCGGCTGCTCAACGACCTCGCGGCCTACACCGCCCACCACGACCTCGGGCGGGAGGACCGCAGCCGGGTCGCGGCGCGCTGGCTCGCCGACGTCTACGAGCCGCTGATCGCGATGATCCCGCCCGACCTGCGCGGCAAGCTCGACCCGGCCGAGTTCTTCCACGAGGTGCTGGTGCACCGGTGGTACCTCTCCGAGCGCGCCGGTCACGAGGTCGGCATCTTCGACACCGCGGCCGACTACGTCCGTGGCGTGCTGCCCGGACGCCCCGACGAGCTGGTCACCCCGACGCTCGACGTCTGAGCCCGCCCTGACGCGCCGAGGGGTCAGGGGCGGCAGACGCGGCAGGGGGTGAGGTGGGCGTTGTCCTCGCCGACCGGATGCAGGTCCTCGCGGTGGGCGATCAGCGCGCAGTCGCGGCGGTGGATGGTGGTGCCGTCGCCCGCGGTGACCGGCAGGGCCGAGACGTCGACGCCCTGGTCGTTGAGGGCCGCCGAGCGGGAGGTGACATCGGCGAGCACCAGCAGGGTGTCGGCCAGCCGCTTGGAGGACTCCCGGCCGTCGTCGGCGATCCGGGCCAGCCAGGCCCCGAAGTAGAGGAACCCGCCGCAGAAGGTCAGCCCGAGCCCGAGCAGGCCGCCGGAGACGAGGTAGGAGAGCTGGTCGTACTGGTACGGCGTGTTCGCCGCGCCGTACCAGCCCAGCACGATCACCACGAGCCCGAGCGGCAGCAGGATCGCGCCCGCCCAGAACAACACGAGCTGGAGCAGCTGGTAGTGGTTGTTCTTCAGCGGCGCCGCTCCCGACCCGTTCTGCGCGCCCCGGCCGCCGGCGCGGGGCAGGTGGGAGGGAAGCGTGCCGGTGTGGCGGGAGTCGGCGGGCTGCGTCATGGTCATCGCGGATCAGGCCTTTCGGAGGT includes the following:
- a CDS encoding alpha-amylase family glycosyl hydrolase, producing MSLLHEPHHDGSPTYLDDEAPALGASVTVRLRTAAGDPVEQVWLRTTYDAEPVYHPCTVTSRDAATTWWEGTLPVHNPLTRYRFLLADAAGNQRWLTAAGIAEHDVSDAFDHRVTVHEPAPDWGRDGVVYQVFPDRFARSAAAEERATPDWALPADWDDEVVFELSDPRTAVQLFGGDLDGVVEHLDHVAEVGATILYTTPVFPGESNHRYNASTFDGVDPQLGGDAAYERLARAVHARGWRLLGDLTTNHTGDTHEWFVGAAAAPDAPTRSWYHFDADGGYECWMGFATLPKLNLADPDLRATMVEGPTSIVARWLRPPYDVDGWRIDVANMTGRLGALDVNHEVARAVRRTAQAERPDALVIGEHNHDASEDLDGDGWHGTMNYSGFSWPVWSWLRSPDSPARPFGRPLPVPVRPGPLVQRTFREWQARYGWRAASASWNILGSHDSARIRTVTQDPARHRVAAGLQFTLPGVPMVFAGDEIGLEGVAGEDSRRPMPWQHRERWDTTTLEAYAALAAARREHVALRRGGLRWAHVDDDTLVFVREHPEGDVLVAARRAAGPAVRLPAGQLLGAAGELDGTVVVATDGAPGPLEQDDTAVVVPAADGASLTVWRL
- a CDS encoding DUF4032 domain-containing protein gives rise to the protein MALRIVATRPDPAMLRVPWSVPLEDWTNEFVLPLPRGLSRHVVRFIRIGPRTYAVKETVEAIAFREYRLLRDLQRLGLPSVAPHSVVTGRVDAQGEELPAALLTEHLAFSLPYRTLFSHGLTVDRVPALVDALVVLLVRLHLADFFWGDVSLSNVLFRRNAGGFAAYLVDAETGELRSTLSRPMREHDLTIATENVFAELLDLQASGALDPDAPAHAIAMSIQERYTALWAELTDVEEFSVAEMWRIEQRIERLNDLGFDVDELDIVTDFDGDQVRIQPKVVELGHHRRELRALTGLDVEDAQARRLLNDLAAYTAHHDLGREDRSRVAARWLADVYEPLIAMIPPDLRGKLDPAEFFHEVLVHRWYLSERAGHEVGIFDTAADYVRGVLPGRPDELVTPTLDV